DNA sequence from the Fibrobacter sp. UWB11 genome:
ATATTCTTTCGCCACCTGCGGCCCCATGTTATCATAGACACCTTGCGGAATACTCAGCTTGAACTTCAAATCTTTAACAACACTCATCACGCCGTTTTTCACAGTCTCTTTTCCTCTCATGAAAGTTCCCGTCTGTTCAAACGCTTTTGCAACAGAGGAAACCTCCTTAGAATTTTCATAACCATACGAATTAAGCATGACTCTAACAAATACCGACTGCATCGCATAGTAATCAAGCCCCGAAACATCCAAACTGTCAAATACAATTCCATAAAGTCCAAAAGCTTCAAGAATTTCTCGTTTCGCTTGAGCCATCGCATCGGCAAAATCATTTCCAATCAACGTCAAAACACGCACACGATACGCTATCAAATCAGAGAAAATATCAACAGTAACAGGCGTTGTATCACGGACATCCACAAAGGCATTCAAGCTAAGCGTACTACCTTGTCCATCTTCACCACATCCATAATATTCACAACTAACACTCATAGTTAAAGGTTTCCGTTCAACAGCCGTAATCCAGACATACGGAGACCTTAGCGTCACGCCCTGAATGTTGAACAAGCCGCCATCGTTATCAATCGTATCGGCATAAGACACGCCCGTTTTTTCGAGCGAATCGGCATCAAGTTCATAAAGAGTTACGATGGAACCCTTCGGCATTCCGCTTATAGACAGATCTACTTCTTGTTTAGAAGAATCCAACGGTTCGCGCCGCATACTTGCCATAGCAAGCCCCTTCACAGTAATATTTTCGAGCGAAGCTGTTTCTTCCGTAGAACCGCCCTCATGCGCTAACGGAGAATGATTAATTTCTTCGGAACAACCGACATACATCATAACAAGAGCAAACGCCATAATCAAACAGAACGCAGCTCCAATAAAATCTCGCAACAGCGAGTTTTGTTTTGAATGCTTCATGATATCCTCCTAATCCTTATCAACACTCTTTTTTGTCATCGGGAAAAACTGCACGTTCAAGCGATAAACTTCGTCGGCAGCATCATTTTTCGTTGCAATCGCAATAATTCTTTTACGGAATTCCGCAATTTCCTGAACGATTTCATCGTATGCACTTTGAGTAATGCCAAGCGTAAGGCCCGAGAAATGGCGTTCTTTTTGCGGTACACCTTCGATTGCGTCAAGCGCAAATTCTCCCATTTGGCGGTGCATTCCACGAACGGCCACAGGAGTCACATCCATGGGGCCGGTCGTCACAGATTTTTCAGTCTGTACGTAATTTCCGTCTTCGTCCTTTTGGAGCAAATTTGCCTTGATTAAAAAACTAAGCGATTCACTGACTTCGGCAGCGGTGATTTTAGGACGACAAGCACGAGCAAGAGCAAGCGGCTTTGCACCGGGCATCGCAGGAGCGAGTTCACGGAGCACCGGATTTTTCCAGCTGTCGAAATAACGGAACGAATCGCCTTCAATGATTCTGACTTTATGCACATCGGCAATGGCAAGCATTCTATTGAAGGCAAACTTTTTTTCTTCGTCCGTTTTGGCGTGGTCGAACTTGACCATTTCGGCAAAATATTCTTGTTCGTAACCCGAAAGGCCCATCGCAAACGCGACTTGACCTGCGGTTTCTTCGCTCAAATTCGAGCGGCCTTCGCTCACGTATTTAAGGAACACAGGCGATGAAAATCCTGCCGCCTGCGTAAAAGTTTGCCAAGTAAACGCAGATTTCGCCTTTTTCTCGGCGTAGTAATCCGCGATGTACTGGTGGTAATTGGTGTACTCTAGTACATCCTTCATCGTATCCCCCCTACAGAACAACCTCTTGATCCGAAGACCCGTGTCGTTTCCAAATTGAAATATAATCTCTAAAATTTAAAAAGTCAATAGTTATTATGATAAATAATTAGCGTTTTTAGAGAAATTCAAGCATTTTTACAAAAATCAATAAAAAATTAAAGAATTTAAGGATATAAATAAAATAATTTATAAATTCAAGAAATAATGGATTCTTCCGCCTTTGGCGTCAGAATGACGTATGTTTGAAATAATGGACTGGGGCAAGCCCCAACCTCTCCGGCTCGGTCATATCCATGCATAAGTATGGATGCGACTCTCACCTTTCGAGGTTGCTCTTCCGCCTTTGGCGTCAAAAAAAAGAAGGCGGGGCGAACCCCGTCTTCCCTTTCCTCCTAACAAATAATTGTATTACGTTTTAAGATTTAGTCCTTGATGCAGCGAACATACGATTCAGCCATACTCGGAAATTCATCTCCATAGCAACTGTATCTATCTACCGCAGAGCATGCCCTATTGTATTCATCAACCACGTAAAAATCATACTCGTCCAAAGTCAGCCC
Encoded proteins:
- a CDS encoding TIGR02147 family protein, whose translation is MKDVLEYTNYHQYIADYYAEKKAKSAFTWQTFTQAAGFSSPVFLKYVSEGRSNLSEETAGQVAFAMGLSGYEQEYFAEMVKFDHAKTDEEKKFAFNRMLAIADVHKVRIIEGDSFRYFDSWKNPVLRELAPAMPGAKPLALARACRPKITAAEVSESLSFLIKANLLQKDEDGNYVQTEKSVTTGPMDVTPVAVRGMHRQMGEFALDAIEGVPQKERHFSGLTLGITQSAYDEIVQEIAEFRKRIIAIATKNDAADEVYRLNVQFFPMTKKSVDKD